One segment of Dehalococcoidia bacterium DNA contains the following:
- a CDS encoding methylated-DNA--[protein]-cysteine S-methyltransferase yields the protein MTELSVAYYTHASTAVGPLLIAGDRCSLMAIKFDVEVYQIAREVERLYDELRQRFVLERDDARMAGVVQQVVDYVEGKRTKFKLSLDLSFLTPFQQAVLLECARIPRGEIASYAELARRVGKPLAFRAVGNTMRINPIPIVIPCHRVVASDGIGGYGGGLAVKRQLLALEGVSI from the coding sequence ATGACTGAGCTGTCTGTCGCGTACTACACGCACGCCAGCACGGCCGTCGGTCCGTTGCTGATCGCGGGCGACCGCTGCAGCCTCATGGCCATCAAGTTCGACGTCGAGGTGTACCAGATCGCTCGGGAAGTCGAGCGGCTCTACGACGAACTGCGCCAACGTTTCGTGCTGGAGCGCGACGATGCGCGGATGGCGGGCGTCGTACAACAGGTGGTCGACTACGTCGAAGGCAAACGGACGAAGTTCAAACTGTCCCTCGATCTGTCGTTCCTGACGCCGTTTCAACAGGCGGTACTGCTCGAGTGCGCACGCATCCCCCGCGGCGAGATCGCGAGTTACGCCGAACTCGCGCGGCGCGTCGGCAAGCCGCTGGCGTTTCGCGCCGTCGGCAACACCATGCGCATCAATCCGATCCCGATCGTCATCCCATGCCATCGCGTCGTGGCGAGCGACGGCATCGGCGGCTACGGGGGTGGGCTGGCCGTCAAGCGGCAACTGCTCGCGCTCGAAGGCGTGTCGATCTAA
- a CDS encoding zinc ribbon domain-containing protein, producing MLLAIWDDGVWQDALTIAVIIMVAYLIVMWIAALVWTYRDIASRTRDPLTQTVSVLTVLVFNLPGMFLYLILRPKDTIADRYDRQLEAEALLHEIQEQATCPSCRRRIEDAFVACPYCRSTLRIPCESCQKPLLARWVVCPYCGADRGPQAMPQRPQPVAADASSGVGAPSPAQQPSRLTRPRRPSTATYTPPAPPKPAPSTDGADLSS from the coding sequence ATGCTGCTCGCGATCTGGGATGACGGCGTCTGGCAAGACGCCCTGACGATAGCGGTGATCATCATGGTCGCCTACTTGATCGTCATGTGGATCGCGGCGCTCGTGTGGACCTACCGCGACATTGCTTCGCGCACACGCGACCCGCTCACGCAGACTGTATCGGTGCTCACGGTGCTCGTCTTCAACCTGCCCGGCATGTTCCTGTACCTGATCCTGCGGCCGAAAGACACGATTGCTGACCGCTACGACCGCCAGCTCGAAGCCGAGGCGCTTCTGCACGAGATCCAGGAGCAGGCGACGTGCCCGTCGTGCCGGCGCCGGATCGAGGACGCGTTCGTGGCCTGCCCGTACTGCCGCTCGACGCTGCGCATACCCTGTGAGTCGTGCCAGAAGCCGCTGCTGGCGCGCTGGGTGGTGTGCCCGTACTGCGGCGCCGACCGCGGCCCGCAAGCGATGCCTCAGCGTCCTCAGCCGGTCGCCGCCGACGCATCGTCGGGAGTTGGCGCGCCGTCTCCCGCCCAGCAGCCATCTCGCCTGACGCGCCCGCGCCGTCCCAGCACGGCCACCTATACGCCACCCGCCCCGCCAAAGCCCGCCCCTTCGACGGACGGCGCCGATCTGAGTAGCTGA
- a CDS encoding alpha/beta hydrolase: protein MWDTSLLPLIPFAIDDIARGNTGVLSQVTSQLLFQDFGIATGMFWSVQCNEEWPFYTAAAVRAATEGVREEVIEAGIGGATSPAAVDELQALCEELSTPDPDAIERQAVTSSIPTLILAGEFDTNTPTEFGEVAAETLSNSYLIEVPSSGHFVTFPRQECTNPLIAAFFAAPQRRPDDSCVQAIPPVDFIVAGEEAAPSPTPAGPPTPPEPVGVITAPDTGTGQLMRDDRPSWVLSAMALLGMSLLVLGSKRGVRGR from the coding sequence ATGTGGGACACCTCGCTGTTGCCGCTCATACCGTTCGCGATCGACGACATTGCCCGCGGGAACACGGGCGTGCTCAGCCAGGTCACATCCCAGCTGTTGTTCCAGGATTTCGGCATCGCCACCGGCATGTTCTGGAGCGTGCAATGTAATGAGGAGTGGCCGTTCTATACGGCGGCGGCCGTCCGCGCGGCGACGGAGGGGGTGCGAGAAGAAGTCATCGAAGCGGGGATCGGTGGCGCGACGAGTCCCGCCGCGGTCGACGAACTGCAAGCGCTCTGCGAAGAGCTGAGCACCCCGGATCCGGATGCGATCGAACGTCAGGCCGTAACGAGTTCGATACCGACATTGATCCTCGCCGGGGAATTCGACACCAACACTCCGACGGAGTTCGGCGAGGTGGCCGCGGAGACGCTCTCGAACAGTTATCTGATCGAGGTGCCATCGTCGGGCCACTTCGTGACGTTCCCGCGGCAGGAGTGTACGAATCCGCTGATCGCGGCGTTTTTCGCCGCGCCGCAGCGGCGTCCCGATGATTCATGCGTGCAGGCGATCCCGCCGGTGGACTTCATCGTGGCCGGTGAGGAAGCCGCACCGTCCCCAACGCCTGCCGGTCCGCCGACGCCGCCGGAACCTGTGGGCGTGATCACCGCGCCTGACACTGGCACTGGCCAACTCATGCGCGACGATCGGCCGTCGTGGGTCCTGTCGGCGATGGCGCTCTTGGGGATGTCACTGCTGGTGCTCGGTTCGAAGCGCGGGGTTCGCGGCCGGTAA
- a CDS encoding alpha/beta fold hydrolase produces MISSDFIAFDFRGTGLSGKLACTEYDSVLADALKEKLTEQQTDMRYDAAMDLCLERYAADGVDLSTYDSATIVEDMVELMTALGYDEWNLIGGSYGTRLALTAVRDAPEHIRSAVLDARRAGDRCRRRAHSVVRVQAE; encoded by the coding sequence GTGATTTCATCTGATTTCATCGCGTTCGATTTCCGTGGCACGGGACTATCCGGAAAGCTCGCGTGTACGGAATACGACTCGGTGCTCGCTGATGCGCTCAAGGAAAAGCTGACCGAACAGCAGACGGACATGCGATACGACGCAGCGATGGACTTGTGTCTGGAGCGCTACGCGGCGGACGGTGTCGATCTCAGCACCTACGATAGCGCGACGATCGTCGAGGACATGGTCGAGTTGATGACAGCGCTCGGATACGACGAGTGGAACCTGATCGGCGGTTCGTATGGCACGCGGCTAGCACTCACGGCGGTGCGCGATGCGCCGGAGCACATCCGCAGCGCTGTGCTCGATGCGCGTCGCGCCGGTGATCGATGTCGACGTCGAGCGCATAGCGTTGTTCGAGTCCAAGCTGAATGA